TTTTTTTAACAATAGCACGGAAATGTTTTCTTCTATTAACTGAAGCATATCTTGATCACCAGTCAATATACCCACCCGGCTATGTTGGGCAGATGCCTTGGCAATTGTCCCGATACAGTCATCCGCCTCATATCCAGAGAGCCCTATGTTAGGGATATCAAATGCTTCAACCGCTTTTTTCGCTAGGTCGAATTGAGGGATCATTTCGACTGGAGCTTCTGATCGATTAGCCTTGTATCCATCAAATAATTCATTTCTGAAAGTCTTGCTGCCCATATCCCAACACACTGCGACATGACTAGGTGAAAAGTGATCCACCGCCGTCAGCATATGCTTCAAAAAACCTTGAACGGCATTAGTCGGGATGCCTTTTGAGTTAATCATGAATTGACCAGTAACTGCCGTTGCATAAAAAGCTCTAAATAAAAGCGCCATCCCATCGACAAGCATAAAGGAAGGATGCTGCTCGTTTTCTTTCATTAACACATTATCACCTCTATCATGATGTACTTCCATTTTAACATAACTGTCCCCTTTTTTAAGGATCGTTTAATTGGAAAAAATATTATTCAATTGGATTATCATCATACGAGATCCAGTCACTGTAACTGCCAATATATATCTTCACATCTTTAAAGCCCGCTTCTTTCAGGGCGATATAATTGGGTGATGCCGTTACACCTGAACCGCAGTACACAATGATTTCCTTATCTTTACCGATGCCTGAAAAATTCGACTGAAGATCTTCCTTCTTTTTAAAATAGCCATTTTCCAGAACGTTCGTCCACACCTTATTTACTGCTCCTGGTATATGTCCGGCTTTTTTATCAATCGGCTCTTCGATTCCCTCGTAGCGCTTAGATTCCCTTGAATCCATTAATACGATATCGTCAGGCCTATTCATAGTGTAATCCTTCACTGTTTGAAAAGATGCAAAAACGGAATCATTTAAATCGATATGATATTCTGATGGCATATATTTCGTTTGATTCGAGTCAATTGGATAACCCTCATCCCTCCAGGCGCGAAAGCCCCCGTTAAGAACATATACTTTCCGATGCCCAAGGTAGCTGAGCAGCCAGGCAAACCTGGAAGCAAAAGAACCTTCCCCGCCATCATAAGCAATAAGT
This sequence is a window from Brevibacillus sp. JNUCC-41. Protein-coding genes within it:
- a CDS encoding 5'-3' exonuclease, yielding MKENEQHPSFMLVDGMALLFRAFYATAVTGQFMINSKGIPTNAVQGFLKHMLTAVDHFSPSHVAVCWDMGSKTFRNELFDGYKANRSEAPVEMIPQFDLAKKAVEAFDIPNIGLSGYEADDCIGTIAKASAQHSRVGILTGDQDMLQLIEENISVLLLKKGYGNYEVHNPDSFFEWKGITPRQMIDLKALMGDTADNYPGVKGIGEKTALKLLIQYQSIEGILENVASLTNGQRAKIESAVDMLHLSRKLAEIKCDVPISCSLDDAVYQYDREKVKDLARDHEFRALLRMI
- a CDS encoding sulfurtransferase → MSLIIEKEELLPKLNSQEIRICDCRFQLGSPDAGYNEYKQDHISGAVYFDLEKDLSGQVQEHGGRHPLPDLETFKNKLESNGITNDTVLIAYDGGEGSFASRFAWLLSYLGHRKVYVLNGGFRAWRDEGYPIDSNQTKYMPSEYHIDLNDSVFASFQTVKDYTMNRPDDIVLMDSRESKRYEGIEEPIDKKAGHIPGAVNKVWTNVLENGYFKKKEDLQSNFSGIGKDKEIIVYCGSGVTASPNYIALKEAGFKDVKIYIGSYSDWISYDDNPIE